The following are from one region of the Paenibacillus sp. KS-LC4 genome:
- a CDS encoding ATPase has product MLSLGTKVIIVSDHFEQNLPVGEYGYIIAYDRNADNVFDYVVRVPAANRNFLLPDEDVELEDVLLQEEVDRIERESLIDFALATHNEELFKRIMRGEESAPEAEPTAAEGQSQKDFIRQVNLKAWI; this is encoded by the coding sequence ATGCTTAGTTTGGGAACTAAGGTAATTATTGTATCTGATCATTTTGAGCAAAATCTTCCCGTAGGGGAATATGGCTATATAATTGCTTACGATCGTAATGCTGACAATGTATTTGATTACGTGGTGCGCGTTCCGGCTGCCAATCGTAATTTTTTGCTGCCAGATGAAGATGTGGAGCTTGAGGATGTGTTGCTTCAAGAAGAGGTTGACCGCATCGAACGCGAGTCGCTGATTGACTTCGCGCTGGCTACTCATAATGAAGAGCTGTTTAAGCGTATAATGAGAGGCGAAGAGTCTGCTCCAGAAGCGGAGCCAACTGCTGCTGAAGGCCAAAGCCAGAAGGATTTTATAAGGCAGGTTAACTTGAAAGCGTGGATTTAA
- the gatC gene encoding Asp-tRNA(Asn)/Glu-tRNA(Gln) amidotransferase subunit GatC, giving the protein MSITIKDVEHVANLARLELSDEEKDKFTEQLNAILKYAEKLNSLDTENVEPTSHVLPITNVTREDITHDSLPIEKVLLNAPDEEDGQIKVPAVLE; this is encoded by the coding sequence ATGAGCATTACGATTAAAGATGTCGAGCATGTTGCGAATTTGGCTCGCCTTGAGCTGTCTGACGAGGAGAAGGATAAATTCACCGAGCAGCTTAATGCGATTTTAAAATATGCAGAAAAGCTGAACTCGCTTGATACAGAAAACGTCGAGCCGACTAGCCATGTGCTGCCGATTACGAATGTGACGCGCGAGGATATAACGCACGATTCGCTGCCGATCGAGAAGGTGCTGCTCAACGCACCTGATGAAGAAGACGGCCAAATTAAAGTGCCAGCTGTGTTGGAATAG
- the perR gene encoding peroxide-responsive transcriptional repressor PerR, with protein MGAVNAALQQLKMNGVRMTPQRHAILSFLMESMTHPTADEIYKSLSPNFPSMSVATIYNNLRLFVEAGLVKELTYGDDSSRFDADTSEHYHAICNDCGQIVDFEYPPLLEVERVASQETGFIVQGHRMEIYGSCSTCAAAKK; from the coding sequence ATGGGAGCCGTTAATGCAGCATTGCAGCAATTAAAAATGAATGGTGTCCGTATGACCCCGCAGCGTCATGCCATTTTAAGCTTTTTAATGGAATCGATGACTCATCCGACAGCCGATGAAATTTATAAATCACTGTCGCCTAATTTTCCAAGTATGAGCGTGGCGACCATATATAATAACCTACGGTTATTTGTAGAAGCGGGGCTTGTTAAGGAACTGACATATGGAGATGATTCCAGCCGCTTTGATGCGGATACATCGGAGCATTATCATGCCATATGCAATGACTGTGGCCAAATTGTTGATTTTGAATACCCGCCGTTACTTGAGGTGGAGCGGGTGGCATCGCAGGAGACTGGTTTTATCGTGCAAGGGCATCGAATGGAAATTTACGGTTCCTGCTCTACTTGCGCAGCGGCTAAGAAATAA
- the gatB gene encoding Asp-tRNA(Asn)/Glu-tRNA(Gln) amidotransferase subunit GatB, which translates to MSEATQYETVVGLEVHVELHTNSKIFCGCSTAFGAPPNTHTCPVCLGHPGVLPVLNKQAVEYAMKAAMALNCTIADVSKFDRKNYFYPDSPKAYQISQFDQPIGENGWIDIEVNGVTKRIGITRLHLEEDAGKLTHVDGGYASLVDFNRVGTPLVEIVSEPDIRTPEEAKAYLEKLKAIMLYCEVSDVKMEEGSLRCDANISLRPYGQEKLGTRAELKNMNTFRGVQRGLEYEQWRQAEVLNSGNKVVQETRRWDEAQGKTISMRGKEESHDYRYFPDPDLVRLFIDEEWKERVKASIPELPDARKARYTSEYSLPSYDADVITASKKLADFFEASLSYTKDAKAVSNWIMGDLLGYLNSNSLELSDVLITGQGLGEMIGLLEKGTISSKIAKTVFKEMLESGKLPQQIVEEQGLVQISDEGAIIAIVDKIIGANPQSVEDFRAGKEKAIGFLVGQIMKETKGKANPAMVNKMLLERLQQV; encoded by the coding sequence ATGTCTGAAGCGACTCAATATGAAACGGTAGTCGGGCTGGAAGTGCACGTTGAGCTGCACACCAACAGCAAGATTTTTTGCGGCTGCTCCACCGCTTTCGGAGCCCCGCCTAATACGCATACCTGCCCGGTCTGCCTTGGTCATCCCGGCGTGCTGCCGGTGCTGAACAAGCAGGCGGTTGAATACGCGATGAAGGCTGCGATGGCGCTCAATTGCACAATTGCTGATGTCAGCAAATTTGACCGTAAAAACTATTTTTATCCCGATTCCCCTAAAGCTTATCAAATTTCGCAATTCGATCAGCCAATTGGCGAGAATGGTTGGATTGATATTGAAGTAAATGGCGTTACGAAACGAATTGGCATTACCCGTCTGCACTTGGAAGAGGATGCGGGCAAGCTGACGCATGTTGATGGAGGTTACGCCTCACTCGTTGACTTTAACCGTGTCGGTACGCCGCTCGTTGAAATAGTTTCCGAGCCGGACATTCGTACGCCTGAGGAGGCGAAAGCCTATCTGGAGAAGCTGAAAGCAATTATGCTTTACTGCGAAGTATCGGATGTCAAAATGGAAGAGGGAAGCTTGCGCTGCGACGCGAACATCAGCCTTCGTCCTTATGGTCAAGAGAAGCTTGGCACGCGCGCTGAGCTGAAAAACATGAACACCTTCCGCGGCGTTCAGCGTGGTCTTGAATATGAGCAATGGCGTCAGGCTGAGGTGCTGAACAGCGGCAATAAGGTTGTTCAAGAAACTCGCCGCTGGGATGAAGCGCAGGGCAAGACGATTTCAATGCGCGGCAAAGAGGAATCCCATGACTATCGTTATTTCCCGGACCCGGATTTGGTTCGCCTCTTTATTGATGAAGAGTGGAAAGAGCGTGTTAAAGCTTCGATACCTGAGCTTCCAGATGCACGTAAAGCCCGCTATACTAGTGAATACAGCTTGCCATCCTACGATGCTGATGTTATTACGGCGTCGAAGAAATTGGCCGACTTTTTTGAAGCAAGCTTGTCCTATACGAAGGATGCGAAGGCTGTATCCAACTGGATTATGGGCGACCTGCTTGGCTATTTGAATTCGAATAGCCTAGAGCTGTCTGATGTGTTGATTACAGGTCAAGGGCTTGGGGAAATGATTGGCTTGCTGGAGAAAGGCACAATCAGCAGCAAAATCGCCAAAACCGTCTTTAAGGAAATGCTGGAATCCGGCAAGCTGCCGCAGCAGATCGTTGAAGAGCAGGGTCTCGTACAAATTAGCGACGAGGGGGCAATCATTGCCATCGTCGATAAAATCATTGGAGCGAATCCGCAATCGGTTGAGGATTTCCGCGCAGGCAAAGAGAAGGCGATCGGCTTCCTTGTCGGCCAAATTATGAAAGAAACGAAAGGCAAGGCGAATCCGGCAATGGTTAACAAAATGCTGCTGGAGCGTCTTCAGCAAGTCTAA
- a CDS encoding Xaa-Pro peptidase family protein has product MDKTTITRDIPDDLVHERISKLQLELGKKAIDGMLLTQNIDLYYYTGSMQNGYAFVPAEGMPVFFVKRSLERAKLETLIAVEPLGSFRQFGQTLAERFPQLFMSGSTVTVAADLDVLPAQTYFKLNQLLQAAGAGELVDGSALIRGQRMIKSPWEINRIETAAKAVDEALGEALNVLKEGITELAWIARVEYELRLRGHIGLMRMRGYNQEVATGMVTSGAAAAVPTYFDGPAGGLGLGATSPQSVSRRVIGRNEPILIDVGCCIDGYIIDQTRTAVIGELSEQLAHAYRTSEEMMRAAEKAMIPGTPCSELYIASLDQAAAAGLSAHYMGFGHDQAKFLGHGIGLEIDEWPVLARGFDLPLAAGMVLAVEPKFTFPGQGVVGVENSYVITDGTPRQLTCTKEQLIVLP; this is encoded by the coding sequence ATGGATAAGACAACGATAACTAGAGACATACCGGATGATTTGGTTCATGAGCGTATAAGCAAGCTTCAGCTGGAGCTTGGCAAGAAGGCGATTGACGGCATGCTGCTTACGCAAAATATAGATTTGTATTATTACACGGGCTCGATGCAAAATGGCTATGCTTTTGTTCCAGCCGAAGGCATGCCCGTATTTTTTGTCAAACGAAGCCTTGAGCGTGCAAAACTGGAAACGCTAATTGCTGTAGAGCCATTAGGCTCATTCCGCCAATTCGGTCAGACGCTCGCAGAGCGTTTTCCACAGCTGTTTATGTCAGGAAGTACGGTTACAGTGGCCGCGGATCTTGATGTGCTTCCTGCACAAACCTATTTTAAGCTTAACCAGCTGCTGCAAGCGGCGGGGGCAGGCGAGCTGGTAGACGGTTCAGCCCTCATTAGAGGGCAGCGCATGATTAAATCGCCTTGGGAAATCAACCGAATTGAAACAGCGGCAAAAGCTGTAGACGAGGCGCTAGGAGAAGCATTGAATGTGTTGAAGGAGGGCATTACCGAACTAGCCTGGATAGCGCGAGTAGAATATGAGCTGCGCCTTCGCGGTCATATCGGCTTGATGCGTATGCGAGGCTACAATCAGGAAGTCGCGACAGGGATGGTCACGTCAGGAGCCGCTGCTGCGGTGCCTACTTATTTTGATGGTCCCGCAGGGGGTCTTGGCTTAGGAGCTACTTCACCGCAAAGCGTCAGCCGCAGAGTCATTGGACGAAATGAGCCTATACTCATTGATGTGGGCTGCTGTATTGACGGCTACATTATTGATCAGACGCGTACTGCGGTTATTGGCGAGCTTTCAGAGCAGCTTGCTCATGCTTACCGAACGTCGGAGGAGATGATGCGTGCAGCTGAAAAAGCGATGATTCCCGGGACACCTTGCTCGGAACTGTACATCGCTTCTCTTGATCAAGCGGCTGCTGCAGGGCTGTCTGCGCATTATATGGGCTTTGGCCATGATCAGGCCAAGTTTCTCGGACATGGTATTGGCCTTGAAATAGACGAGTGGCCTGTGCTGGCCCGTGGCTTCGATCTGCCGCTTGCTGCTGGAATGGTGCTTGCCGTCGAGCCGAAATTCACTTTCCCTGGGCAGGGAGTTGTTGGAGTGGAGAACAGCTATGTGATCACTGACGGTACGCCCCGCCAGCTTACGTGCACGAAAGAGCAGCTTATTGTGCTGCCATAG
- a CDS encoding PH domain-containing protein encodes MNRALSQRIDRDYVKVSRMGAATLAAIGYLLVCGYAALAISKGWTLIPLWIGLAVVTAYSVIDIWAVPSIRYSRFQYELFEEELELQYGLIIIKNVLVPMVRVQHVELESGPLMRKFKLASVAVVTAATTHRIKGLKLEKAEELKRKIGQLAKVDDQHE; translated from the coding sequence ATGAACCGTGCTTTGTCACAAAGAATAGATAGAGATTACGTTAAGGTTAGCCGAATGGGAGCAGCTACTCTAGCGGCTATTGGCTATTTGCTCGTATGCGGTTATGCGGCTTTGGCGATATCGAAAGGGTGGACGCTTATCCCGCTATGGATCGGGCTCGCTGTCGTTACGGCTTATAGTGTAATAGATATTTGGGCAGTTCCTAGCATCCGCTACAGTCGCTTTCAATATGAACTGTTTGAGGAAGAGCTTGAGCTGCAATACGGGCTTATTATTATTAAAAATGTACTCGTTCCGATGGTGCGCGTCCAGCATGTCGAGCTTGAGAGCGGACCGCTCATGCGGAAGTTCAAGCTGGCTAGCGTAGCGGTTGTAACGGCAGCCACGACCCATCGTATTAAAGGGCTAAAGCTGGAAAAAGCAGAGGAGCTGAAGCGGAAAATCGGGCAGCTGGCGAAAGTGGATGATCAGCATGAGTAA
- a CDS encoding DUF6677 family protein, translating into MNTGRRKSRLLTVLLAFLWPGAGHLYTGEYTRGLLLAAGILLDAGTIVRLADADGAKHLLLIVYLGLALPVFYFISVYDALQSLDRQAETQPSLKLRDGILIMVAGILLMLLLMLRQPTSLFTWFDEAANYAVGPVLGLIAVSLVLRQRLAEVFRLGSFTAALFIAASGALLLWDEIHSSNAYALMRYWWPVLFIGLGGELIAYSLLQRRSRKQLRLDFIGSVTAVVIAGFGFLVTQYADLPFRWIDQYVDLNGAQDYGEEKGFHFQKELLIVPMEEKTTAIQIYNVNGKVTLQSGNNDYISINTEVWVDIADEAEADKMAEKAQIEASASGEKITLQAKSSSYGENGTRKPRINMIVTVPRLPKVQVKEVAEPDLDSATDHDLASDDPAAQETSMPNPSSPNNVEQASALNETSTQTPEQSPLQLEEQQRDEQPPRQLSVLVHTDNGPIKVVNLDAPGGVELSSDTGEILAEGIQGSVQAKANNGTITLRHIIGDTSITLLNGAVTAASITGNVFAEATNGALKMTNISGDIEADTKNGKININEAIGAVKAATLNGGIELASSVVGGDWDVDSSVGEIKLTVPQYGSYTVYGSVTFGAITTNLPLEVSKKTVRGTIGDGQYRLQINANNSIAIQYSAPEQ; encoded by the coding sequence ATGAATACGGGACGTAGGAAAAGTCGATTGCTTACTGTGCTGCTGGCCTTTCTATGGCCGGGAGCGGGACATTTATATACGGGGGAATATACGAGAGGGCTGCTGCTTGCCGCTGGTATTTTGCTAGATGCCGGCACTATTGTTCGTTTGGCGGATGCGGATGGTGCGAAGCATTTGCTGCTTATTGTTTATTTAGGGCTGGCGCTGCCTGTATTTTATTTTATTAGCGTCTATGATGCGCTGCAAAGCTTGGATCGGCAAGCGGAAACGCAGCCCAGTTTAAAGCTTAGGGACGGCATACTCATTATGGTGGCGGGCATTTTGCTTATGCTGCTGCTCATGCTTCGGCAGCCGACTTCTTTGTTCACTTGGTTTGATGAAGCGGCTAATTATGCCGTAGGACCTGTTCTAGGGCTGATCGCTGTAAGCCTAGTTTTGCGTCAGCGGCTGGCGGAGGTATTTCGGTTAGGAAGCTTTACGGCTGCTCTATTTATTGCGGCTTCAGGAGCGCTGCTGTTGTGGGATGAAATACACAGCAGCAATGCTTATGCGCTGATGCGTTATTGGTGGCCTGTTTTGTTTATAGGTCTGGGGGGTGAGCTAATCGCCTACAGTCTATTGCAGCGGCGGTCGCGAAAGCAATTGCGACTTGATTTTATTGGAAGCGTGACAGCGGTTGTCATTGCTGGCTTTGGCTTTTTAGTAACGCAATATGCAGATCTGCCTTTTCGCTGGATTGATCAATATGTCGATTTGAATGGCGCACAGGATTATGGCGAGGAAAAGGGCTTCCATTTTCAGAAAGAACTACTCATTGTGCCAATGGAAGAAAAGACGACCGCTATTCAGATTTACAATGTGAATGGCAAAGTGACGCTTCAAAGTGGAAATAATGATTATATCAGCATAAATACCGAGGTGTGGGTTGATATTGCTGATGAGGCTGAGGCCGACAAAATGGCTGAAAAAGCGCAGATCGAGGCGTCAGCAAGTGGTGAAAAAATCACCTTGCAGGCCAAAAGCAGCAGCTATGGGGAGAACGGGACGCGCAAACCGCGAATAAATATGATCGTAACCGTGCCTCGTTTGCCCAAGGTTCAGGTGAAGGAAGTGGCAGAGCCTGATCTTGATTCCGCTACTGATCATGATCTTGCGTCGGACGATCCAGCTGCACAGGAGACGAGTATGCCAAATCCAAGCTCGCCGAATAACGTGGAACAAGCCTCTGCTTTGAACGAGACATCAACACAAACTCCTGAGCAGTCGCCCCTACAATTAGAGGAGCAGCAGCGGGATGAGCAGCCGCCGAGACAGCTTTCTGTGCTCGTGCATACGGATAATGGACCGATAAAAGTTGTAAATCTTGATGCTCCAGGTGGTGTGGAGCTTTCCAGCGATACGGGCGAAATTTTAGCAGAAGGCATACAGGGCAGCGTTCAGGCGAAAGCAAATAATGGAACGATTACTCTTCGTCATATAATAGGAGATACAAGTATAACCTTATTAAATGGAGCTGTTACCGCTGCATCTATTACAGGGAATGTATTTGCGGAAGCGACGAATGGGGCTTTGAAGATGACAAACATTTCGGGAGATATAGAGGCCGATACGAAAAATGGAAAAATCAACATTAATGAAGCTATCGGCGCTGTAAAGGCTGCTACCCTTAATGGCGGTATAGAGCTGGCGAGCTCGGTAGTTGGCGGTGACTGGGATGTTGATAGCTCCGTAGGGGAAATTAAGTTGACTGTCCCGCAGTATGGCAGTTATACCGTATATGGATCGGTCACTTTCGGCGCAATTACAACGAATTTGCCGCTCGAAGTCAGTAAAAAGACAGTGAGGGGAACGATTGGAGACGGTCAATACCGTCTGCAAATTAATGCCAACAACAGTATTGCCATACAGTATAGTGCCCCAGAGCAATAA
- the gatA gene encoding Asp-tRNA(Asn)/Glu-tRNA(Gln) amidotransferase subunit GatA, producing MSLFDLRLQDVHNKLSHKELSVTELVDESFARIKRTEASIQAFLTLNEEGARQHAAELDKQLQAGVERGLLFGLPAGIKDNIVTEGLRTTCASQFLDNYNPIYDGTVVSKLKSAQSVTIGKLNMDEFAMGGSNENSSYYPTRNPWNTEYVPGGSSGASAASVAAGQVYFSLGSDTGGSIRQPAAYCGIVGLKPTYGLVSRFGLVAFASSLDQIGPLTKNVEDSAFVLQAIAGYDAKDSTSANVSIPDYSSALTGDVKGLRIAVPKEYLGEGVDPKVKEAVLNALKVYESLGATWEEVSLPHTEYAIAAYYLLASSEASSNLARFDGVRYGVRADNPANLIDLYRKSRSEGFGPEVKRRIMLGTYALSSGYYDAYYLKAQKVRTLIKQDFDQVFEKYDVIIGPTAPTAAFKLGEQVGDPLTMYLNDICTIPVSLAGVPAISIPCGQADGLPIGLQIIGKAFDESTVLRTAHAFEQNTEFHKLRPQL from the coding sequence TTGTCACTGTTTGATTTGCGTCTTCAGGATGTACATAACAAGCTGAGCCACAAGGAGCTTTCCGTCACCGAATTGGTTGATGAATCCTTTGCTCGTATTAAAAGAACAGAAGCTTCCATTCAAGCGTTCCTTACGCTTAATGAAGAGGGAGCTCGCCAGCATGCAGCCGAGCTGGACAAGCAGCTTCAAGCAGGAGTGGAACGCGGCTTACTGTTTGGTCTTCCGGCTGGAATTAAAGATAATATCGTTACCGAAGGCCTGCGCACAACATGTGCCAGCCAATTTCTAGATAACTACAACCCCATTTATGATGGAACGGTTGTGAGCAAGCTGAAATCGGCGCAATCCGTCACAATCGGCAAGCTGAACATGGATGAGTTTGCAATGGGCGGCTCGAATGAAAATTCCAGCTATTATCCAACACGCAATCCGTGGAACACCGAATATGTGCCGGGTGGCTCCAGCGGCGCTTCAGCAGCTTCTGTTGCTGCGGGACAAGTTTATTTCTCGCTTGGCTCTGATACGGGCGGTTCGATCCGTCAGCCAGCAGCTTATTGCGGCATTGTCGGTCTTAAGCCAACGTATGGCCTTGTTTCCCGTTTTGGGCTTGTTGCTTTCGCTTCATCGCTGGACCAAATCGGTCCTTTGACGAAAAATGTGGAGGATTCCGCATTTGTGCTGCAAGCGATCGCTGGTTATGATGCGAAAGACTCTACCTCTGCGAACGTAAGCATTCCGGACTATTCGTCTGCCTTGACAGGCGATGTCAAAGGCTTGCGCATTGCGGTACCGAAGGAATATTTGGGAGAAGGCGTCGATCCAAAGGTTAAGGAAGCGGTTTTGAATGCACTGAAAGTGTATGAAAGCCTTGGCGCAACATGGGAAGAGGTTTCGCTGCCGCATACCGAATATGCAATTGCAGCTTATTATTTGCTTGCTTCTTCTGAAGCTTCGTCCAACTTAGCCCGTTTCGATGGCGTTCGTTACGGCGTCCGTGCAGACAATCCAGCGAACCTGATTGATTTGTACCGCAAATCGCGCAGCGAGGGCTTTGGTCCAGAAGTCAAGCGCCGTATTATGCTGGGAACGTATGCGCTTAGCTCCGGCTACTATGACGCGTATTATTTGAAAGCACAAAAAGTGCGCACGCTCATTAAACAAGATTTTGACCAAGTATTTGAAAAATATGATGTTATCATCGGGCCAACTGCCCCGACAGCAGCGTTCAAGCTCGGCGAGCAAGTCGGCGACCCGCTAACGATGTATTTGAACGATATTTGTACGATTCCGGTCAGCCTTGCAGGCGTTCCGGCAATCAGCATTCCTTGCGGACAAGCGGACGGCTTGCCAATCGGCTTGCAAATTATCGGCAAAGCCTTCGACGAGTCGACGGTTCTGCGTACGGCCCATGCCTTCGAGCAAAATACAGAATTCCACAAGCTGCGTCCGCAGCTCTAA
- a CDS encoding PH domain-containing protein: MSNPRRLHKVYVVFTLFQFIKGLLPLIIITMLRKSGLLGLEWYWYAGASALVLLSLLFGWLEWRAFTYTVEEDRIILRKGVLFKDEKTIYYGRIHSVNVDQPFLQRIFGVAELKIETPGGGKTADGILPALAAGEAEQLRRQLLSRQLHVMKEGIGQNSQEESEKASTFGSEGELRGDNASVPERQVDALFQKSSGCPSAESSDSAYFRLTSVQLLLAAATSLNLGLAIAFIAGIYSFANDFLGRFTPIRFFEQLYTESQSHVPGYFIIVIVITAIIALAAGWVLSLILYIIKYSGFTVKREGMRISVSYGLLNKKAYSFDPDRVQSVIVEEGIVRQWIGYAQIKLQVVSSDKNEQLMLHPFLPITEMEKVIGLFVPQMKWSAIEAKAPKRALFYYMRNWLLLTLVICTTLIIIWPFNGLWSLLLLPLVALWRRACHQTAGLTLKEGQLLLRRRNFSKVTYLLRRQQILAMTLKRSRAQQRKNLVSLSVQTMGTVNDYSVSLLEYRDMERVWNWYSREERV; encoded by the coding sequence ATGAGTAATCCGCGAAGACTGCATAAAGTATATGTTGTTTTTACGCTGTTTCAATTCATTAAAGGACTGCTGCCGCTCATCATTATTACAATGCTTAGAAAATCGGGCTTGCTCGGACTGGAATGGTACTGGTATGCGGGAGCAAGCGCCCTGGTGCTGTTATCCTTGTTATTTGGGTGGCTGGAATGGAGAGCATTTACCTATACGGTAGAGGAAGACCGGATCATTTTGCGCAAAGGCGTTTTATTCAAGGATGAGAAGACGATTTATTATGGGCGAATCCATTCAGTGAATGTAGATCAGCCCTTTTTGCAGCGAATTTTTGGCGTTGCGGAGTTGAAGATTGAAACTCCGGGCGGCGGAAAAACCGCAGATGGCATTTTGCCCGCGCTCGCGGCTGGCGAAGCGGAGCAGCTTCGCCGGCAGCTGCTGTCTCGTCAACTTCATGTTATGAAAGAGGGAATCGGGCAAAATTCGCAGGAGGAGTCCGAGAAAGCCAGCACATTCGGCTCTGAAGGAGAGCTGCGCGGTGATAATGCCTCCGTGCCCGAACGTCAGGTCGATGCTCTTTTTCAAAAAAGTTCGGGATGCCCTTCAGCGGAATCAAGTGATAGCGCCTATTTTCGCTTAACAAGCGTACAATTGTTGCTGGCGGCTGCCACATCGCTCAATTTAGGGCTGGCGATTGCTTTTATCGCGGGTATATATTCATTTGCCAATGATTTTTTGGGGAGGTTTACTCCTATCCGTTTTTTTGAGCAATTATATACGGAATCGCAAAGCCACGTACCCGGCTACTTTATCATCGTCATAGTAATTACTGCAATTATTGCGTTGGCAGCAGGTTGGGTACTATCGCTAATTTTGTATATTATCAAGTACAGTGGGTTTACGGTTAAGCGGGAGGGTATGCGAATATCGGTTTCCTATGGTTTGTTAAACAAAAAAGCTTATTCGTTTGACCCCGATAGGGTGCAGTCCGTGATCGTGGAAGAAGGAATTGTTCGCCAATGGATTGGCTATGCTCAAATTAAGCTGCAAGTCGTTTCTTCCGACAAAAACGAGCAGCTCATGCTGCATCCCTTTTTGCCCATAACGGAGATGGAGAAGGTGATTGGGCTTTTTGTACCGCAGATGAAGTGGTCAGCTATTGAGGCTAAGGCGCCGAAGCGGGCTTTGTTCTATTATATGAGAAACTGGCTGCTCCTTACGCTTGTGATCTGTACAACGTTAATCATAATCTGGCCTTTTAATGGATTATGGTCGCTGCTGCTGCTTCCGCTTGTTGCGCTCTGGAGAAGAGCATGTCATCAAACGGCGGGCTTAACGCTTAAGGAGGGTCAACTCCTTTTACGGCGCCGGAATTTTTCCAAGGTCACGTATTTGCTGCGCAGACAGCAAATTCTGGCCATGACTCTAAAACGCAGCCGGGCCCAGCAGAGGAAAAATCTTGTATCACTGAGCGTGCAAACAATGGGAACGGTCAATGATTATAGTGTGTCGCTATTGGAATATCGGGATATGGAGCGGGTTTGGAACTGGTATAGCAGAGAGGAGCGAGTTTAG